CCGAATTATCGAGATTTTGTCGGTGAAGGGAATTCCAATACAACAATTACTGGAATTATTTCAGGGGCCTTTAGCCGAAATATTCCCCAAGTTATACAGTTGGGTGTTCTTTTATTGATTTGCACACCTATTGTACGGGTGATCGGTTCGTTATTTGGCTTTGTAATCGAAAAAGACAGACTTTATATCATCATTACATTGATTGTATTAACCGTCATTATCGGCAGTATACTGAGTGGCGTCAAGGGATAATAAAGCTTTATCTCTTGATCCGCCGCCAAGCGGATTTTTCCAACGCGTATTCAAAATTTTTACGTTCAGGCTCATTTACGTAGCTGACCATCTTTTCGGCCACTTTAATAGCGCCCAAACGCTCCACGGCTTTCTGAGAACGATAGTTTTCTGCCCCCACATGCAGACAGATCCGATCCACAAAGTTGAAGGCAAAGTCAAACATCATCTCTTTGACCAAGGGATTAATTCCTGCCCCCCAATACGCACGGGCATAAAACGTATATCCAACAAAAATAGATTTTTCCGCCTCATCAAGTCCATAGTACCGGGTGCTCCCAATGCAGGCTCCACTTTCCTTATCCAGGATCAAATAAGCAGCCTTACTTTC
The Sphingobacterium multivorum genome window above contains:
- a CDS encoding DUF1634 domain-containing protein, with the translated sequence MKQVFSKHYWGDKDISLLVGQILRIGVILASSILILGGIFYLIVHGQDTVPNYRDFVGEGNSNTTITGIISGAFSRNIPQVIQLGVLLLICTPIVRVIGSLFGFVIEKDRLYIIITLIVLTVIIGSILSGVKG
- a CDS encoding GNAT family N-acetyltransferase, coding for MKFVAPNTLENDKVVLRIIEPTDFDTLYQVAKDPLIWEQHPNKDRWKEEVFQGFFEGALESKAAYLILDKESGACIGSTRYYGLDEAEKSIFVGYTFYARAYWGAGINPLVKEMMFDFAFNFVDRICLHVGAENYRSQKAVERLGAIKVAEKMVSYVNEPERKNFEYALEKSAWRRIKR